From a region of the Micropterus dolomieu isolate WLL.071019.BEF.003 ecotype Adirondacks linkage group LG21, ASM2129224v1, whole genome shotgun sequence genome:
- the card9 gene encoding caspase recruitment domain-containing protein 9, with product MDGVSEDDLCWLQLDDFRMLLIKTIEPSRITPYLRQCQVIGADDEEQLFNDPALVIRSRKAGALLDILQRTGVKGYTAFLESLELDYPQLYSRITGKEPNRTFSILIDTAGESGLTQFLMSELSRLQRALQDERRRRQQACSVAKEQEVWSRQQQLRDRELKKLTERVQKVREERDRLNEEVKQFRDHNYSLMADINALSQEKSNALLANRDLQIEVERLKHTVQRAESQTRLLRCRTLRQLQKSRGVALPTETFFHPNRAEEQKEEEEKEKKEEEKEKKEEKEEEKEKNLLTTVFRLRTDLHRAEEKTARSLEEKEELQLRCAQLKEDVRIYRQRNKQTLRHLEEVTGERDKAVSLQSEKHEEVRLLLQEKDQYRELVRQLTEKFDRMELMLLRSQGEELQLRTRLRRLTCKTHQCDRSSEEEEEPADNADKGSSEEVRSGMSGENEEAAAPQENSSTPGGATESKQKPRTAASWETGTDDSRFQPHFFYRRKRAVRSKLCCKEYPAGNLDDSSISDMSDSD from the exons ATGGACGGGGTGAGTGAGGACGACCTCTGCTGGCTGCAGCTGGACGACTTCAGGATGCTGCTCATCAAAACCATCGAGCCCTCCAGGATCACCCCGTACCTCCGCCAGTGCCAG GTGATCGGCGCTGATGATGAGGAGCAGCTCTTCAACGACCCCGCCCTCGTCATCAGGAGTAGAAAAGCCG GAGCCCTGCTGGACATCCTGCAGAGGACCGGGGTCAAAGGTTACACGGCCTTCCTGGAAAGTCTGGAGCTGGATTATCCTCAACTGTACAGCCGCATCACCGGGAAGGAGCCCAACAGGACCTTCAGCATCCTCATTG ACACAGCAGGTGAATCAGGTCTGACTCAGTTCTTGATGTCGGAGCTGAGCCGCCTGCAGAGGGCGCTGCAGGACGAGAGGAGGCGTCGCCAGCAGGCCTGCTCCGTCGCCAAGGAACAG GAGGTTTGGTCtcggcagcagcagctgagggACCGCGAGCTGAAGAAGCTGACTGAGCGCGTGCAGAAAGTTCGGGAGGAGCGGGACCGACTGAATGAGGAGGTGAAACAGTTCAGAGATCACAACTACAGTCTGATGGCAGACATCAACGCTCTGAGCCAGGAGAAGAGCAACGCCCTGCTGGCCAACAGGGACCTGCAGATAGAG gtgGAGCGTCTGAAACACACGGTGCAGCGAGCTGAAAGTCAGACTCGCCTGCTGAGATGCCGAACACTGAGGCAGCTGCAGAAG agcagGGGTGTGGCTCTGCCCACAGAGACCTTCTTCCACCCCAACAGAGCGGAGgagcagaaagaggaggaggagaaggagaaaaaggaggaggagaaggagaaaaaggaggagaaggaggaggagaaggagaaaaaccTCCTCACTACAGTGTTCAGACTGAGGACAGACCTCCACAGAGCCGAGGAGAAGACAGccagg AgcctggaggagaaggaggagctgcagctgcGCTGCGCTCAGCTGAAGGAGGACGTCAGGATATACCGACAACgaaacaaacaaaccctcaGACACCTGGAGGAGGTGACCGGGGAGCGGGACAAg GCTGTGTCGTTGCAGTCGGAGAAGCATGAGGAGGTGCGGCTGCTCCTGCAGGAGAAGGACCAGTACAGAGAGCTGGTCAGACAGCTCACCGAGAAATTTGATAGGATGGAGCTCATGCTGCTGAGGTCACAGGGGGAGGAGCTACAGTTGAGGACACGCCTCCGCAGGCTCACCTGTAAAACTCACCAG TGTGACAGGAgcagtgaggaagaggaggagcccGCAGACAACGCCGATAAAG GCAGCAGCGAGGAGGTGCGCAGTGGGATGTCGGGGGAGAACGAGGAGGCGGCGGCCCCGCAGGAGAACAGCTCAACACCGGGAGGAGCCACAGAGTCTAAACAGAAGCCCAGGACTGCTGCATCATGG gagaCGGGGACAGACGACTCCAGATTTCAACCACACTTCTTTTACCGCAG GAAGCGTGCCGTCAGGTCGAAGCTCTGCTGCAAAGAGTACCCCGCCGGTAACCTGGACGACAGCAGCATCAGCGACATGAGCGACTCGGACTAA